Proteins encoded within one genomic window of Gambusia affinis linkage group LG23, SWU_Gaff_1.0, whole genome shotgun sequence:
- the strip2 gene encoding striatin-interacting protein 1 homolog isoform X1, with protein sequence MQAEDMEVPIINNLNDNGDSQRPKGKDVFKDQQKESESSMESPNLEFEYGDSDMLTAELSELYSYTEEPEFALNRDYFEEDFRSHARGRRWTELTVDEQRAYVMRLLDALEVTDRDKRLKVARAILYLAQGVFDECDTEVDVLHWSRHNIFLLYDMGIFTALLELLSMEMDNSQACSSAVRKPAISLADSTELRVLLSIMYLMVETIRVQTEDDRPEWRAARETFKNELGSPLYNGEPFALLLFTMVTKFCSMNAPHFPMKKVLLLLWKTVLFTLGGFEELQRMKVGARERLCLAPLPEDSIKVVRAMRAASPPASAMELIEQQQQQKRGRRSRRSAFVDSLEGDSPFPKKQPLVKQDSLDTYNERDPFKNDDPRDEEDDPEDTDSGIEGEVDPLDRDVIIQPPPPPPPLRPPTERVNFPKGLPWAPKVREKDIEHFLETSRNKFIGFTLGNDTETLVGLPRPIHESVKTLKQHKYVSVSEVQIKKEEELLQCPLSLGEEEVEETPAEILYVGMLPNLSQYVIALLKLLLAAAPTSKAKTDSINILADVLPEEMPITVLQSMKLGIDVNRHKEIIVKAISALLLLLLKHLKLNHIYQFEIVSQHLVFANCIPLILKFFNQNIMSYISAKNSICVLDFPHCVVHEMPELTAESLEAGDNNQFCWRNLFSCINLLRILNKLTKWKHSRTMMLVVFKSAPILKRALKVKQAMMQLYVLKLLKIQTKYLGRQWRKSNMKTMSAIYQKVRHRLNDDWAYGNDIDARPWDFQAEECALRESIEKFNSRRYDKNKNGDFAPVDNCLQSVLGQRVELPEDFHYSYEMWLEREVFSQPIQWEGLLQNP encoded by the exons AGCTCCATGGAGTCTCCAAACCTGGAGTTTGAATATGGAGACTCGGACATGCTCACAGCTGAGCTCTCAG aGCTGTACAGTTACACAGAAGAGCCAGAGTTCGCCCTGAACAGAGACTACTTCGAGGAGGACTTCAGGAGCCATG CTCGAGGCAGAAGGTGGACGGAGTTGACGGTGGACGAGCAGAGGGCGTACGTCATGAGACTGCTGGACGCGCTGGAGGTGACGGACAGGGACAAGAGGCTGAAGGTGGCCAGGGCCATCCTCTACCTGGCTCAGG GTGTGTTTGATGAGTGTGACACAGAGGTGGATGTGCTCCACTGGTCCAGACACAACATCTTCCTGCTTTACGACATGGGCATCTTCACAGCGCTGCTGGAGCTGCTCAGCATGGAGATGGA TAACAGCCAGGCATGCAGCAGTGCGGTGAGGAAGCCTGCCATCTCTCTGGCAGACAGCACCGAGCTCAG AGTGCTCCTGAGCATCATGTACCTGATGGTGGAGACCATTCGCGTCCAAACAGAGGACGACCGACCTGAGTGGAGGGCAGCGAGGGAGACCTTCAAGAACGAGCTCG GTTCGCCTCTGTACAACGGAGAGCCCTTCGCTCTGCTCCTCTTCACCATGGTGACCAAGTTCTGCAGCATGAACGCGCCTCACTTCCCTATGAAGaaagtgttgctgctgctgtggaaaaCTGTGCTG TTCACGTTGGGGGGCTTCGAGGAGCTCCAGCGGATGAAGGTGGGGGCCCGGGAGCGCCTCTGCTTGGCCCCGCTGCCGGAGGACAGCATCAAGGTGGTGAGAGCCATGAGGGCGGCGTCTCCCCCGGCCTCGGCCATGGAGCTCAtcgagcagcagcagcagcagaagagagGCCGCCGCAGCCGCAGG AGTGCCTTTGTTGATAGCTTGGAAGGAGACAGTCCCTTTCCCAAGAAGCAG CCGCTGGTCAAGCAGGACAGCCTGGACACCTACAACGAGCGGGACCCCTTTAAGAACGATGACCCCCGTGACGAAGAGGACGACCCGGAGGACACGGACAGCGGCATCGAGGGGGAAGTGGACCCCCTGGATCGGGACGTCATCATCCAGCCTCCGCCGCCTCCGCCTCCACTGAGACCCCCAACAGAGAGGGTCAACTTCCCCAAAGGCCTGCCGTGGGCCCCCAAAGTTAG GGAGAAGGACATCGAGCACTTCCTGGAGACCAGCAGGAACAAGTTCATTGGTTTTACATTGGGAAA TGACACGGAGACCCTGGTGGGGTTACCCAGACCCATCCATGAGAGTGTCAAGACCCTCAAACAG CACAAGTATGTGTCGGTATCTGAGGTCCAGATCAAGAAAGAAGAGGAGCTCCTGCAGTGTCCACTCAGTCTG ggtgaggaggaggtggaggaaacCCCTGCTGAGATTTTATACGTGGGGATGCTTCCTAATCTCTCGCAGTACGTG ATCGCCCTCCTGAAGCTCCTGCTGGCAGCAGCTCCGACATCCAAAGCCAAAACCGACTCAATCAATATCCTGGCTGATGTGCTGCCTGAGGAGATGCC CATCACTGTCCTTCAGAGCATGAAGCTGGGGATTGACGTGAACCGTCACAAAGAAATCATCGTCAAGGCCATCTccgccctgctgctgctgctgctcaagcACTTAAAGCTGAACCACATCTACCAG TTCGAAATAGTCTCCCAGCATTTGGTGTTTGCCAACTGCATCCCGCTCATCCTCAAGTTCTTCAACCAGAACATCATGTCCTACATCAGTGCCAAAAACAG CATATGCGTGCTGGACTTTCCCCACTGTGTGGTCCATGAGATGCCTGAGCTCACGGCCGAGAGCTTG gaaGCAGGAGACAACAACCAGTTCTGCTGGAGGAACCTTTTCTCCTGTATCAACCTGCTGAGGATCCTCAACAAGCTGACAAAGTGGAAACACTCCAGAaccatg atgttggttgtttttaagtCGGCCCCCATCCTGAAGAGAGCTCTGAAGGTCAAGCAGGCCATGATGCAGCTCTACGTTCTCAAGCTGCTCAAGATTCAGACCAAGTACCTGGGCCGCCAGTGGAGGAAGAGCAACATGAAGACCATGTCGGCCATCTACCAGAAAGTCCGCCACAGGCTCAATGACGACTGGGCCTACGGAAACG ATATCGATGCTCGACCTTGGGACTTCCAGGCGGAGGAGTGCGCCCTGCGGGAGAGCATCGAGAAGTTCAACAGCCGGCGCTACGACAAGAACAAAAACGGCGACTTTGCGCCCGTGGACAACTGCCTGCAGAGCGTGCTGGGCCAGCGCGTGGAGCTGCCGGAGGACTTCCACTACAGCTACGAGATGTGGCTGGAGCGAGAGGTGTTCTCTCAGCCCATCCAGTGGGAGGGGCTGCTGCAGAACCCGTAA
- the strip2 gene encoding striatin-interacting protein 1 homolog isoform X3: MQAEDMESSMESPNLEFEYGDSDMLTAELSELYSYTEEPEFALNRDYFEEDFRSHARGRRWTELTVDEQRAYVMRLLDALEVTDRDKRLKVARAILYLAQGVFDECDTEVDVLHWSRHNIFLLYDMGIFTALLELLSMEMDNSQACSSAVRKPAISLADSTELRVLLSIMYLMVETIRVQTEDDRPEWRAARETFKNELGSPLYNGEPFALLLFTMVTKFCSMNAPHFPMKKVLLLLWKTVLFTLGGFEELQRMKVGARERLCLAPLPEDSIKVVRAMRAASPPASAMELIEQQQQQKRGRRSRRSAFVDSLEGDSPFPKKQPLVKQDSLDTYNERDPFKNDDPRDEEDDPEDTDSGIEGEVDPLDRDVIIQPPPPPPPLRPPTERVNFPKGLPWAPKVREKDIEHFLETSRNKFIGFTLGNDTETLVGLPRPIHESVKTLKQHKYVSVSEVQIKKEEELLQCPLSLGEEEVEETPAEILYVGMLPNLSQYVIALLKLLLAAAPTSKAKTDSINILADVLPEEMPITVLQSMKLGIDVNRHKEIIVKAISALLLLLLKHLKLNHIYQFEIVSQHLVFANCIPLILKFFNQNIMSYISAKNSICVLDFPHCVVHEMPELTAESLEAGDNNQFCWRNLFSCINLLRILNKLTKWKHSRTMMLVVFKSAPILKRALKVKQAMMQLYVLKLLKIQTKYLGRQWRKSNMKTMSAIYQKVRHRLNDDWAYGNDIDARPWDFQAEECALRESIEKFNSRRYDKNKNGDFAPVDNCLQSVLGQRVELPEDFHYSYEMWLEREVFSQPIQWEGLLQNP, from the exons AGCTCCATGGAGTCTCCAAACCTGGAGTTTGAATATGGAGACTCGGACATGCTCACAGCTGAGCTCTCAG aGCTGTACAGTTACACAGAAGAGCCAGAGTTCGCCCTGAACAGAGACTACTTCGAGGAGGACTTCAGGAGCCATG CTCGAGGCAGAAGGTGGACGGAGTTGACGGTGGACGAGCAGAGGGCGTACGTCATGAGACTGCTGGACGCGCTGGAGGTGACGGACAGGGACAAGAGGCTGAAGGTGGCCAGGGCCATCCTCTACCTGGCTCAGG GTGTGTTTGATGAGTGTGACACAGAGGTGGATGTGCTCCACTGGTCCAGACACAACATCTTCCTGCTTTACGACATGGGCATCTTCACAGCGCTGCTGGAGCTGCTCAGCATGGAGATGGA TAACAGCCAGGCATGCAGCAGTGCGGTGAGGAAGCCTGCCATCTCTCTGGCAGACAGCACCGAGCTCAG AGTGCTCCTGAGCATCATGTACCTGATGGTGGAGACCATTCGCGTCCAAACAGAGGACGACCGACCTGAGTGGAGGGCAGCGAGGGAGACCTTCAAGAACGAGCTCG GTTCGCCTCTGTACAACGGAGAGCCCTTCGCTCTGCTCCTCTTCACCATGGTGACCAAGTTCTGCAGCATGAACGCGCCTCACTTCCCTATGAAGaaagtgttgctgctgctgtggaaaaCTGTGCTG TTCACGTTGGGGGGCTTCGAGGAGCTCCAGCGGATGAAGGTGGGGGCCCGGGAGCGCCTCTGCTTGGCCCCGCTGCCGGAGGACAGCATCAAGGTGGTGAGAGCCATGAGGGCGGCGTCTCCCCCGGCCTCGGCCATGGAGCTCAtcgagcagcagcagcagcagaagagagGCCGCCGCAGCCGCAGG AGTGCCTTTGTTGATAGCTTGGAAGGAGACAGTCCCTTTCCCAAGAAGCAG CCGCTGGTCAAGCAGGACAGCCTGGACACCTACAACGAGCGGGACCCCTTTAAGAACGATGACCCCCGTGACGAAGAGGACGACCCGGAGGACACGGACAGCGGCATCGAGGGGGAAGTGGACCCCCTGGATCGGGACGTCATCATCCAGCCTCCGCCGCCTCCGCCTCCACTGAGACCCCCAACAGAGAGGGTCAACTTCCCCAAAGGCCTGCCGTGGGCCCCCAAAGTTAG GGAGAAGGACATCGAGCACTTCCTGGAGACCAGCAGGAACAAGTTCATTGGTTTTACATTGGGAAA TGACACGGAGACCCTGGTGGGGTTACCCAGACCCATCCATGAGAGTGTCAAGACCCTCAAACAG CACAAGTATGTGTCGGTATCTGAGGTCCAGATCAAGAAAGAAGAGGAGCTCCTGCAGTGTCCACTCAGTCTG ggtgaggaggaggtggaggaaacCCCTGCTGAGATTTTATACGTGGGGATGCTTCCTAATCTCTCGCAGTACGTG ATCGCCCTCCTGAAGCTCCTGCTGGCAGCAGCTCCGACATCCAAAGCCAAAACCGACTCAATCAATATCCTGGCTGATGTGCTGCCTGAGGAGATGCC CATCACTGTCCTTCAGAGCATGAAGCTGGGGATTGACGTGAACCGTCACAAAGAAATCATCGTCAAGGCCATCTccgccctgctgctgctgctgctcaagcACTTAAAGCTGAACCACATCTACCAG TTCGAAATAGTCTCCCAGCATTTGGTGTTTGCCAACTGCATCCCGCTCATCCTCAAGTTCTTCAACCAGAACATCATGTCCTACATCAGTGCCAAAAACAG CATATGCGTGCTGGACTTTCCCCACTGTGTGGTCCATGAGATGCCTGAGCTCACGGCCGAGAGCTTG gaaGCAGGAGACAACAACCAGTTCTGCTGGAGGAACCTTTTCTCCTGTATCAACCTGCTGAGGATCCTCAACAAGCTGACAAAGTGGAAACACTCCAGAaccatg atgttggttgtttttaagtCGGCCCCCATCCTGAAGAGAGCTCTGAAGGTCAAGCAGGCCATGATGCAGCTCTACGTTCTCAAGCTGCTCAAGATTCAGACCAAGTACCTGGGCCGCCAGTGGAGGAAGAGCAACATGAAGACCATGTCGGCCATCTACCAGAAAGTCCGCCACAGGCTCAATGACGACTGGGCCTACGGAAACG ATATCGATGCTCGACCTTGGGACTTCCAGGCGGAGGAGTGCGCCCTGCGGGAGAGCATCGAGAAGTTCAACAGCCGGCGCTACGACAAGAACAAAAACGGCGACTTTGCGCCCGTGGACAACTGCCTGCAGAGCGTGCTGGGCCAGCGCGTGGAGCTGCCGGAGGACTTCCACTACAGCTACGAGATGTGGCTGGAGCGAGAGGTGTTCTCTCAGCCCATCCAGTGGGAGGGGCTGCTGCAGAACCCGTAA
- the strip2 gene encoding striatin-interacting protein 1 homolog isoform X2: MQAEDMEVPIINNLNDNGDSQRPKGKDVFKDQQKESESSMESPNLEFEYGDSDMLTAELSELYSYTEEPEFALNRDYFEEDFRSHARGRRWTELTVDEQRAYVMRLLDALEVTDRDKRLKVARAILYLAQGVFDECDTEVDVLHWSRHNIFLLYDMGIFTALLELLSMEMDNSQACSSAVRKPAISLADSTELRVLLSIMYLMVETIRVQTEDDRPEWRAARETFKNELGSPLYNGEPFALLLFTMVTKFCSMNAPHFPMKKVLLLLWKTVLFTLGGFEELQRMKVGARERLCLAPLPEDSIKVVRAMRAASPPASAMELIEQQQQQKRGRRSRRPLVKQDSLDTYNERDPFKNDDPRDEEDDPEDTDSGIEGEVDPLDRDVIIQPPPPPPPLRPPTERVNFPKGLPWAPKVREKDIEHFLETSRNKFIGFTLGNDTETLVGLPRPIHESVKTLKQHKYVSVSEVQIKKEEELLQCPLSLGEEEVEETPAEILYVGMLPNLSQYVIALLKLLLAAAPTSKAKTDSINILADVLPEEMPITVLQSMKLGIDVNRHKEIIVKAISALLLLLLKHLKLNHIYQFEIVSQHLVFANCIPLILKFFNQNIMSYISAKNSICVLDFPHCVVHEMPELTAESLEAGDNNQFCWRNLFSCINLLRILNKLTKWKHSRTMMLVVFKSAPILKRALKVKQAMMQLYVLKLLKIQTKYLGRQWRKSNMKTMSAIYQKVRHRLNDDWAYGNDIDARPWDFQAEECALRESIEKFNSRRYDKNKNGDFAPVDNCLQSVLGQRVELPEDFHYSYEMWLEREVFSQPIQWEGLLQNP, translated from the exons AGCTCCATGGAGTCTCCAAACCTGGAGTTTGAATATGGAGACTCGGACATGCTCACAGCTGAGCTCTCAG aGCTGTACAGTTACACAGAAGAGCCAGAGTTCGCCCTGAACAGAGACTACTTCGAGGAGGACTTCAGGAGCCATG CTCGAGGCAGAAGGTGGACGGAGTTGACGGTGGACGAGCAGAGGGCGTACGTCATGAGACTGCTGGACGCGCTGGAGGTGACGGACAGGGACAAGAGGCTGAAGGTGGCCAGGGCCATCCTCTACCTGGCTCAGG GTGTGTTTGATGAGTGTGACACAGAGGTGGATGTGCTCCACTGGTCCAGACACAACATCTTCCTGCTTTACGACATGGGCATCTTCACAGCGCTGCTGGAGCTGCTCAGCATGGAGATGGA TAACAGCCAGGCATGCAGCAGTGCGGTGAGGAAGCCTGCCATCTCTCTGGCAGACAGCACCGAGCTCAG AGTGCTCCTGAGCATCATGTACCTGATGGTGGAGACCATTCGCGTCCAAACAGAGGACGACCGACCTGAGTGGAGGGCAGCGAGGGAGACCTTCAAGAACGAGCTCG GTTCGCCTCTGTACAACGGAGAGCCCTTCGCTCTGCTCCTCTTCACCATGGTGACCAAGTTCTGCAGCATGAACGCGCCTCACTTCCCTATGAAGaaagtgttgctgctgctgtggaaaaCTGTGCTG TTCACGTTGGGGGGCTTCGAGGAGCTCCAGCGGATGAAGGTGGGGGCCCGGGAGCGCCTCTGCTTGGCCCCGCTGCCGGAGGACAGCATCAAGGTGGTGAGAGCCATGAGGGCGGCGTCTCCCCCGGCCTCGGCCATGGAGCTCAtcgagcagcagcagcagcagaagagagGCCGCCGCAGCCGCAGG CCGCTGGTCAAGCAGGACAGCCTGGACACCTACAACGAGCGGGACCCCTTTAAGAACGATGACCCCCGTGACGAAGAGGACGACCCGGAGGACACGGACAGCGGCATCGAGGGGGAAGTGGACCCCCTGGATCGGGACGTCATCATCCAGCCTCCGCCGCCTCCGCCTCCACTGAGACCCCCAACAGAGAGGGTCAACTTCCCCAAAGGCCTGCCGTGGGCCCCCAAAGTTAG GGAGAAGGACATCGAGCACTTCCTGGAGACCAGCAGGAACAAGTTCATTGGTTTTACATTGGGAAA TGACACGGAGACCCTGGTGGGGTTACCCAGACCCATCCATGAGAGTGTCAAGACCCTCAAACAG CACAAGTATGTGTCGGTATCTGAGGTCCAGATCAAGAAAGAAGAGGAGCTCCTGCAGTGTCCACTCAGTCTG ggtgaggaggaggtggaggaaacCCCTGCTGAGATTTTATACGTGGGGATGCTTCCTAATCTCTCGCAGTACGTG ATCGCCCTCCTGAAGCTCCTGCTGGCAGCAGCTCCGACATCCAAAGCCAAAACCGACTCAATCAATATCCTGGCTGATGTGCTGCCTGAGGAGATGCC CATCACTGTCCTTCAGAGCATGAAGCTGGGGATTGACGTGAACCGTCACAAAGAAATCATCGTCAAGGCCATCTccgccctgctgctgctgctgctcaagcACTTAAAGCTGAACCACATCTACCAG TTCGAAATAGTCTCCCAGCATTTGGTGTTTGCCAACTGCATCCCGCTCATCCTCAAGTTCTTCAACCAGAACATCATGTCCTACATCAGTGCCAAAAACAG CATATGCGTGCTGGACTTTCCCCACTGTGTGGTCCATGAGATGCCTGAGCTCACGGCCGAGAGCTTG gaaGCAGGAGACAACAACCAGTTCTGCTGGAGGAACCTTTTCTCCTGTATCAACCTGCTGAGGATCCTCAACAAGCTGACAAAGTGGAAACACTCCAGAaccatg atgttggttgtttttaagtCGGCCCCCATCCTGAAGAGAGCTCTGAAGGTCAAGCAGGCCATGATGCAGCTCTACGTTCTCAAGCTGCTCAAGATTCAGACCAAGTACCTGGGCCGCCAGTGGAGGAAGAGCAACATGAAGACCATGTCGGCCATCTACCAGAAAGTCCGCCACAGGCTCAATGACGACTGGGCCTACGGAAACG ATATCGATGCTCGACCTTGGGACTTCCAGGCGGAGGAGTGCGCCCTGCGGGAGAGCATCGAGAAGTTCAACAGCCGGCGCTACGACAAGAACAAAAACGGCGACTTTGCGCCCGTGGACAACTGCCTGCAGAGCGTGCTGGGCCAGCGCGTGGAGCTGCCGGAGGACTTCCACTACAGCTACGAGATGTGGCTGGAGCGAGAGGTGTTCTCTCAGCCCATCCAGTGGGAGGGGCTGCTGCAGAACCCGTAA
- the strip2 gene encoding striatin-interacting protein 1 homolog isoform X6: MQAEDMESSMESPNLEFEYGDSDMLTAELSELYSYTEEPEFALNRDYFEEDFRSHARGRRWTELTVDEQRAYVMRLLDALEVTDRDKRLKVARAILYLAQGVFDECDTEVDVLHWSRHNIFLLYDMGIFTALLELLSMEMDNSQACSSAVRKPAISLADSTELRVLLSIMYLMVETIRVQTEDDRPEWRAARETFKNELGSPLYNGEPFALLLFTMVTKFCSMNAPHFPMKKVLLLLWKTVLFTLGGFEELQRMKVGARERLCLAPLPEDSIKVVRAMRAASPPASAMELIEQQQQQKRGRRSRRPLVKQDSLDTYNERDPFKNDDPRDEEDDPEDTDSGIEGEVDPLDRDVIIQPPPPPPPLRPPTERVNFPKGLPWAPKVREKDIEHFLETSRNKFIGFTLGNDTETLVGLPRPIHESVKTLKQHKYVSVSEVQIKKEEELLQCPLSLGEEEVEETPAEILYVGMLPNLSQYVIALLKLLLAAAPTSKAKTDSINILADVLPEEMPITVLQSMKLGIDVNRHKEIIVKAISALLLLLLKHLKLNHIYQFEIVSQHLVFANCIPLILKFFNQNIMSYISAKNSICVLDFPHCVVHEMPELTAESLEAGDNNQFCWRNLFSCINLLRILNKLTKWKHSRTMMLVVFKSAPILKRALKVKQAMMQLYVLKLLKIQTKYLGRQWRKSNMKTMSAIYQKVRHRLNDDWAYGNDIDARPWDFQAEECALRESIEKFNSRRYDKNKNGDFAPVDNCLQSVLGQRVELPEDFHYSYEMWLEREVFSQPIQWEGLLQNP; encoded by the exons AGCTCCATGGAGTCTCCAAACCTGGAGTTTGAATATGGAGACTCGGACATGCTCACAGCTGAGCTCTCAG aGCTGTACAGTTACACAGAAGAGCCAGAGTTCGCCCTGAACAGAGACTACTTCGAGGAGGACTTCAGGAGCCATG CTCGAGGCAGAAGGTGGACGGAGTTGACGGTGGACGAGCAGAGGGCGTACGTCATGAGACTGCTGGACGCGCTGGAGGTGACGGACAGGGACAAGAGGCTGAAGGTGGCCAGGGCCATCCTCTACCTGGCTCAGG GTGTGTTTGATGAGTGTGACACAGAGGTGGATGTGCTCCACTGGTCCAGACACAACATCTTCCTGCTTTACGACATGGGCATCTTCACAGCGCTGCTGGAGCTGCTCAGCATGGAGATGGA TAACAGCCAGGCATGCAGCAGTGCGGTGAGGAAGCCTGCCATCTCTCTGGCAGACAGCACCGAGCTCAG AGTGCTCCTGAGCATCATGTACCTGATGGTGGAGACCATTCGCGTCCAAACAGAGGACGACCGACCTGAGTGGAGGGCAGCGAGGGAGACCTTCAAGAACGAGCTCG GTTCGCCTCTGTACAACGGAGAGCCCTTCGCTCTGCTCCTCTTCACCATGGTGACCAAGTTCTGCAGCATGAACGCGCCTCACTTCCCTATGAAGaaagtgttgctgctgctgtggaaaaCTGTGCTG TTCACGTTGGGGGGCTTCGAGGAGCTCCAGCGGATGAAGGTGGGGGCCCGGGAGCGCCTCTGCTTGGCCCCGCTGCCGGAGGACAGCATCAAGGTGGTGAGAGCCATGAGGGCGGCGTCTCCCCCGGCCTCGGCCATGGAGCTCAtcgagcagcagcagcagcagaagagagGCCGCCGCAGCCGCAGG CCGCTGGTCAAGCAGGACAGCCTGGACACCTACAACGAGCGGGACCCCTTTAAGAACGATGACCCCCGTGACGAAGAGGACGACCCGGAGGACACGGACAGCGGCATCGAGGGGGAAGTGGACCCCCTGGATCGGGACGTCATCATCCAGCCTCCGCCGCCTCCGCCTCCACTGAGACCCCCAACAGAGAGGGTCAACTTCCCCAAAGGCCTGCCGTGGGCCCCCAAAGTTAG GGAGAAGGACATCGAGCACTTCCTGGAGACCAGCAGGAACAAGTTCATTGGTTTTACATTGGGAAA TGACACGGAGACCCTGGTGGGGTTACCCAGACCCATCCATGAGAGTGTCAAGACCCTCAAACAG CACAAGTATGTGTCGGTATCTGAGGTCCAGATCAAGAAAGAAGAGGAGCTCCTGCAGTGTCCACTCAGTCTG ggtgaggaggaggtggaggaaacCCCTGCTGAGATTTTATACGTGGGGATGCTTCCTAATCTCTCGCAGTACGTG ATCGCCCTCCTGAAGCTCCTGCTGGCAGCAGCTCCGACATCCAAAGCCAAAACCGACTCAATCAATATCCTGGCTGATGTGCTGCCTGAGGAGATGCC CATCACTGTCCTTCAGAGCATGAAGCTGGGGATTGACGTGAACCGTCACAAAGAAATCATCGTCAAGGCCATCTccgccctgctgctgctgctgctcaagcACTTAAAGCTGAACCACATCTACCAG TTCGAAATAGTCTCCCAGCATTTGGTGTTTGCCAACTGCATCCCGCTCATCCTCAAGTTCTTCAACCAGAACATCATGTCCTACATCAGTGCCAAAAACAG CATATGCGTGCTGGACTTTCCCCACTGTGTGGTCCATGAGATGCCTGAGCTCACGGCCGAGAGCTTG gaaGCAGGAGACAACAACCAGTTCTGCTGGAGGAACCTTTTCTCCTGTATCAACCTGCTGAGGATCCTCAACAAGCTGACAAAGTGGAAACACTCCAGAaccatg atgttggttgtttttaagtCGGCCCCCATCCTGAAGAGAGCTCTGAAGGTCAAGCAGGCCATGATGCAGCTCTACGTTCTCAAGCTGCTCAAGATTCAGACCAAGTACCTGGGCCGCCAGTGGAGGAAGAGCAACATGAAGACCATGTCGGCCATCTACCAGAAAGTCCGCCACAGGCTCAATGACGACTGGGCCTACGGAAACG ATATCGATGCTCGACCTTGGGACTTCCAGGCGGAGGAGTGCGCCCTGCGGGAGAGCATCGAGAAGTTCAACAGCCGGCGCTACGACAAGAACAAAAACGGCGACTTTGCGCCCGTGGACAACTGCCTGCAGAGCGTGCTGGGCCAGCGCGTGGAGCTGCCGGAGGACTTCCACTACAGCTACGAGATGTGGCTGGAGCGAGAGGTGTTCTCTCAGCCCATCCAGTGGGAGGGGCTGCTGCAGAACCCGTAA